In Spirochaeta thermophila DSM 6578, the following proteins share a genomic window:
- the ftsW gene encoding putative lipid II flippase FtsW, whose translation MRGGFAPERVHDSSRGTFLPLLVVLLLSVGLSMLFSASHYRSEVLVGNPYYFVLQQAVRVAVGLVVAGALVLIPLEVLQRTVPWMVLGTLGLLLLTFVPGIGVSFFGANRWIVVAGVSFQPSELAKFVLVFYLSYILSRKRDRFEDPGVSIVPPAVVLFSFVLLVYLQNDFSTAIFLLFSGMYVFFAAGVPFRYFAFFFMVGVPLFLILLFTREHRVLRLLAYLDPSRDPDGVGYQIQASLRALSEGGFWGKGMGNGTYKYGVLPEAHSDFIFATVGEELGFVGVVGICLLFAMLVLEGYRIGMRQGEDFPRLLAFSVTTTLALQVLINLSVVCGLLPTTGVPLPFFSAGGSAALVTLMFCGLLGNLSRRGRDPHG comes from the coding sequence ATGAGAGGCGGATTCGCACCCGAACGTGTCCACGACTCCTCGAGAGGCACCTTCCTCCCGTTGCTGGTGGTGCTCCTCCTCTCGGTGGGGCTCTCCATGCTCTTCTCTGCCTCCCACTATCGCTCGGAAGTCCTGGTGGGCAACCCCTACTACTTCGTGCTCCAACAGGCGGTGAGGGTTGCGGTGGGTCTCGTGGTGGCGGGAGCCCTCGTCCTCATCCCCCTCGAGGTCCTGCAGCGCACCGTGCCCTGGATGGTCCTGGGCACCCTGGGGCTCCTCCTCCTCACCTTCGTGCCCGGTATAGGGGTGTCGTTCTTCGGTGCGAACCGCTGGATCGTGGTAGCCGGCGTCTCCTTCCAGCCTTCGGAACTCGCCAAATTCGTCCTCGTCTTCTACCTCTCCTACATCCTCTCCAGGAAACGTGACAGGTTCGAGGATCCGGGGGTCTCCATCGTGCCGCCCGCGGTCGTCCTCTTTTCCTTCGTGTTGCTCGTCTATCTCCAGAACGACTTCTCCACCGCCATCTTCCTCCTCTTCTCGGGGATGTACGTGTTCTTCGCGGCAGGGGTGCCCTTCAGGTACTTCGCCTTTTTCTTCATGGTGGGCGTTCCGCTCTTCCTCATCCTTCTGTTCACCAGGGAACACCGCGTGCTGAGACTCCTGGCCTATCTCGACCCGTCCCGTGATCCCGACGGTGTGGGATACCAGATACAGGCCTCGCTCCGCGCCCTTTCGGAGGGGGGCTTCTGGGGCAAGGGCATGGGAAACGGCACCTACAAGTATGGGGTGTTGCCCGAAGCCCATTCGGACTTCATCTTCGCCACGGTGGGGGAGGAGTTGGGATTCGTGGGGGTGGTGGGGATCTGCCTCCTGTTCGCGATGCTCGTCCTGGAAGGGTACCGGATAGGGATGCGCCAGGGAGAGGACTTCCCCAGGCTGCTCGCCTTTTCCGTGACGACCACCCTCGCCCTCCAGGTGCTCATAAACCTCTCGGTGGTGTGCGGTCTGCTTCCCACGACCGGGGTGCCGCTCCCGTTTTTCTCCGCAGGAGGGTCGGCGGCCCTCGTGACCCTCATGTTCTGCGGACTCCTTGGAAATCTGTCACGGAGGGGGAGGGACCCGCATGGCTGA